A region from the Negativicoccus succinicivorans genome encodes:
- the bioB gene encoding biotin synthase BioB, with protein MDANCAQIIALADRVLDGGEITKEEGISLINTSDENTMLLMAMADKIRQKYNGHRVDFCAIINARSGRCPENCAFCAQSSYYNTGVKEYPLLDEESLVEAAKKAKEAGAVRFSIVTSGRNQGNPREFEGIVRALKRIRKEVGIEICCSLGLVTKDQLQQLKDIGVTRYHSNIETAPSHFPDICQTHTFEDKLTTLKAAQDVGIRVCSGGILGLGETNEQRVEMAFTLKELDVDSIPLNILNPIKGTPFENNKSLSPLEILRTFAVFRFILPRALIRTAGGREVNLRDLQAYALNAGLNGIMVGGYLTTGGRDPEADRVMVRDLGLGFTRPVLRPVAEEA; from the coding sequence ATGGACGCAAATTGCGCGCAAATTATTGCGCTGGCCGACCGTGTTCTTGACGGCGGTGAAATCACGAAAGAAGAAGGCATTTCCCTGATCAACACGAGTGATGAAAACACGATGCTTTTAATGGCGATGGCGGATAAAATTCGCCAGAAGTACAATGGTCATCGTGTTGATTTTTGCGCGATCATCAACGCGCGCAGCGGTCGTTGCCCGGAGAACTGCGCATTCTGCGCGCAATCTTCTTACTATAATACCGGGGTAAAAGAATATCCCCTCCTTGATGAAGAATCATTGGTCGAAGCGGCGAAAAAAGCCAAAGAGGCCGGCGCGGTGCGTTTTTCCATCGTCACCAGCGGACGCAACCAGGGCAATCCGCGCGAATTTGAAGGCATCGTGCGCGCGCTCAAACGCATCCGTAAGGAAGTGGGCATCGAAATCTGCTGCTCGCTCGGACTCGTCACCAAAGACCAGTTGCAACAACTCAAAGACATCGGGGTCACCCGTTACCATTCCAATATCGAAACGGCTCCGAGCCATTTTCCGGACATTTGCCAAACGCATACCTTCGAAGATAAATTGACGACCTTGAAAGCGGCGCAGGACGTCGGTATTCGCGTCTGCTCGGGCGGGATTCTCGGCTTGGGCGAAACGAACGAACAACGCGTCGAAATGGCGTTCACGCTGAAAGAACTCGACGTCGATTCCATACCGCTCAATATTCTGAATCCGATTAAAGGCACGCCTTTTGAAAATAACAAATCGCTTTCGCCGCTGGAAATTTTGCGGACGTTTGCGGTTTTCCGCTTCATTTTGCCGCGGGCTTTGATCCGCACCGCCGGCGGTCGCGAAGTCAACTTGCGCGATCTGCAGGCGTACGCGCTGAATGCCGGCTTGAACGGCATTATGGTCGGTGGCTACCTCACTACCGGCGGTCGGGATCCCGAAGCGGATCGCGTGATGGTACGCGATCTCGGTCTCGGTTTCACCCGCCCCGTGCTTCGTCCCGTCGCGGAAGAAGCCTAA